The Cellulophaga lytica DSM 7489 nucleotide sequence TATGGTCTCCTTCTCCAATAGGTTTTACAAATACCTCTGGAATTGCAGATCCAATTGCCGAAATTAAAAATAGAGAAGCTGCTAATATTAACCCCTTTTTTCTGCCTAGAATTTTACTTATTACACCACCAAAAATACCACCAATTATACACCCTATTAATGCACTAGATACTAAAAACCCTAGTCTTGCATTGGAAGCTGTTTCTGATAAACCAAAAGGTAAAACAAAAAAATGCTCTAAAGAACTTACGGTTCCAGATATAACTGCAGTATCATAACCAAATAGGAGTCCACCTAAAGTAGCTACCAAGGTTAATTTCCATAAAAAAAAGGTATTAGTAGAAGTCTTCATAAGTTTAAAAAGGTTAGTTGGTTATATATATGGCTATAAAAAAAGGCATAAACTATTTATTAAAGTTTACACCTTTTTAGTTATTATATATACTGATTTATGATGTTCTCAAACAATTCTTGTTTTCCACTAATTAAATCTAATTCGCCATTTTCTAGTGCTATTTTATGTAAATCTTGAAGGTTTAATTTTCCATCTTCAAAGTCTTTACCTTTTCCTAAGTCAAAAGAGGCATAACGTTTTTTTCTAAGCTCATCATAAGCAGAAGAAGTTATAATCTTATCTGCTGTTAGTAATGCTCTTGCAAAGGTATCTGCTCCTCCAATATGAGCTAAAAATACGTCTTCTAAATCTGTAGAGTTTCTTCTAATTTTAGCATCAAAATTAACACCACCACCTTGCAAGCCTCCAGACTTTAAAAATACTAACATTGCCTCTGTAGTTTCTTGTATGTTATTAGGAAATTGGTCTGTATCCCAACCGTTTTGGTAGTCTCCACGGTTAGCATCAATACTACCAAGCATACCTTCGTTGGCTGCAACTTGTAACTCATGCTGAAAAGTATGTTGCGCCAAAGTAGCGTGGTTTACTTCTATATTAATTTTAAAATCTTTATCTAAACCATACTTACGTAAAAAACCAATTGCCGTAGCCGAATCAAAATCGTATTGATGTTTCATTGGTTCCATAGGTTTTGGCTCAATAAAAAACGTTCCTTTAAACCCTTGAGCTCTTGCATAATCTTTAGCTGTAGTTAAAAACCGTGCCATATGGTCTAATTCTCTGCCCATATCTGTGTTTAACAAAGACATATAACCTTCTCTACCACCCCAAAACACATAGTTTTCTCCGTTTAAAGCAATAGTAGTGTCTAATGCTAACTTTACTTGTGCTCCTGCCCTAGCAACCACATTAAAATCTGGATTAGTAGCAGCACCATTCATATACCTTGGGTTAGAAAAACAGTTTGATGTTCCCCAAAGTAACTTCACTTTTGAAGCTTCCATTTTATCCTTTAGATAATCTGTAATACTATGAATTCTTTTTTCTGACTCTACTAAAGTTGAACCTTCATTAATCAAATCAAAATCGTGAAAACAATAATAATCAAATCCCATTTTTGTTATAAATTCAAAAGCTGCATCTGCTTTATCTTTTGCTGCTTGTAATGGATCTGATGAAGAATCCCAAGGAAAATTTTGAGTTCCTGGTCCAAAAGGATCAGAACCTTGACCACAGAAAGTATGCCAATACGCAATTGCAAATTTAAAATGCTCTTTCATTGTTTTACCAGCAACAACTTGGTCTGCATTGTAATATTTAAATGCTAAGGGATTTGTAGATTCCTTCCCTTCAAACTTAATATCTCCTATACCTTTAAAGTATTCTTTATTGCCAATTAATGCCATATTATTTATGTTTTAAAATGATTTCTAATTCGTTTTTCCATTTCTCATATGCCGTAACATATGGTATCTTATTTTTTAATGGTTTGTATGTTTTTACGTGATCATTAGCACTGCTATTATTTTTAAATGCTGTAAAATCACCTTTATACACTCCTGCTGCTCTTGCAGCGCCAATAGCTCCTGTAGTATTATATATTTCTATCTCATGACCAATTAGTGTAGCTACTGTCTCCGAAAAAATAGCAGACCTAAACAAGTTGTCGTTACCTGCTCTAATAACATTAATAGCAGTATTATCATCTTTTAATATTTGCATACCGTATGCAAATGAAAAAGCAATACCTTCTAGAGCTGCCCTAACCAAATGTGCTTTGGTATGCTTATTTAAGTTTAAATTGCAAAAATGGGTACCTATAGTTTTATTATTAAACATACGTTCTGCACCATTACCAAAAGGTATTAAGCTTAACCCATTTGACCCTACAGAAATATTAGAGGCCATTTTATTCATTTCATCATAACTATTAACCCCTAAATTATCTTTTAGCCAACGGTACTGTATACCTGCACCATTAATATTTAAAAGCTTACCTAACACAGGTTGTTTTTGTGTGTAATTAACGTGAGCAAAATGATTAATTCTAGAAGTTTCTTTAGATTGCACATTATTTGTTACCGCGTATACAACACCAGATGTACCACCTGTAGCAGCAACCTCGCCGTGGTTAAATACGTTTAAAGAAAGTGCATTATTG carries:
- the xylA gene encoding xylose isomerase; protein product: MALIGNKEYFKGIGDIKFEGKESTNPLAFKYYNADQVVAGKTMKEHFKFAIAYWHTFCGQGSDPFGPGTQNFPWDSSSDPLQAAKDKADAAFEFITKMGFDYYCFHDFDLINEGSTLVESEKRIHSITDYLKDKMEASKVKLLWGTSNCFSNPRYMNGAATNPDFNVVARAGAQVKLALDTTIALNGENYVFWGGREGYMSLLNTDMGRELDHMARFLTTAKDYARAQGFKGTFFIEPKPMEPMKHQYDFDSATAIGFLRKYGLDKDFKINIEVNHATLAQHTFQHELQVAANEGMLGSIDANRGDYQNGWDTDQFPNNIQETTEAMLVFLKSGGLQGGGVNFDAKIRRNSTDLEDVFLAHIGGADTFARALLTADKIITSSAYDELRKKRYASFDLGKGKDFEDGKLNLQDLHKIALENGELDLISGKQELFENIINQYI
- a CDS encoding xylulokinase, giving the protein MYYIGYDIGSSSVKAALVDADTGKQIIVVNEPETEMEIIAHQPNWAEQDPTLWWKHVCNATKRAIKESGINASKISAIGISYQMHGLVVVDKDLNPLRNAIIWCDSRAVEIGEKAFEEIGKNKCATRLLNSPANFTASKLKWVRDNEPDVYNKIYKYMLPGDFIAMQFTGELNTTKNGLSEGILWDFKNDELASFLLEYYGVNEDLTPTIVSNFTSQGLVTEKASTASGLPVGIPINYRAGDQPNNALSLNVFNHGEVAATGGTSGVVYAVTNNVQSKETSRINHFAHVNYTQKQPVLGKLLNINGAGIQYRWLKDNLGVNSYDEMNKMASNISVGSNGLSLIPFGNGAERMFNNKTIGTHFCNLNLNKHTKAHLVRAALEGIAFSFAYGMQILKDDNTAINVIRAGNDNLFRSAIFSETVATLIGHEIEIYNTTGAIGAARAAGVYKGDFTAFKNNSSANDHVKTYKPLKNKIPYVTAYEKWKNELEIILKHK